One segment of Candidatus Methylomirabilota bacterium DNA contains the following:
- a CDS encoding NADH-quinone oxidoreductase subunit I, which yields MGNGPGRPPAVFKELGQLVGAVGRAMGVTLRNFFRAPVTLRYPDVQRAYPDRFRGILALTYDGETGEENCIGCRLCEYICPPQVIKVEMLKAEKRNFAKTFTLELYACEFCELCVQVCPTDAIIMLKTFDLATADRRQLLLDKDRLHALGLEFEPSWATGNRLRDMQAPPKPAKAAEGVAKGEAKEPAE from the coding sequence GTGGGTAACGGCCCCGGGCGGCCGCCCGCCGTCTTCAAGGAGCTGGGGCAGCTCGTCGGCGCCGTCGGCCGCGCCATGGGCGTCACGCTCCGGAACTTCTTCCGCGCCCCGGTGACGCTCCGCTACCCCGACGTCCAGCGCGCGTACCCCGACCGCTTCCGCGGGATCCTGGCGCTCACCTACGACGGGGAGACCGGCGAGGAGAACTGCATCGGCTGCCGGCTCTGCGAGTACATCTGCCCGCCGCAGGTCATCAAGGTGGAGATGCTCAAGGCCGAGAAGCGGAACTTCGCGAAGACGTTCACGCTCGAGCTCTACGCGTGCGAGTTCTGCGAGCTGTGCGTGCAGGTGTGCCCGACCGACGCGATCATCATGCTGAAGACCTTCGACCTGGCCACCGCGGACCGCCGCCAGCTGCTCCTCGACAAGGACCGGCTCCACGCGCTCGGGCTCGAGTTCGAGCCGTCGTGGGCCACGGGGAACCGGCTTCGCGACATGCAGGCGCCGCCGAAGCCCGCGAAGGCCGCCGAGGGCGTCGCCAAAGGAGAAGCGAAGGAGCCCGCCGAGTGA